TTGATATCAAGATCAACACATCTGCTCTTGTTCCTACAGTTTTAACCTAATAAAAGATTCCTTAAAACAGAGAATCCTTACAAGGATCCTAAAAGAAGCAAGCCAGAGGTTGTATTCTCCTTAATTTTACCTCCAAAAAGAAGAAAAATCAAAAGAGAGTAAATTAAGGAGTACGGAAAGTTATAACTTAACCCCCTTAATTGGTGCTTTAATTGCCTTTACTATATAATTTTGTTTAATTGGCTAAAAGAACTTAAGTGGAAGGCCACGACAATCAGCAACGTGAACCCTTGCGGCAATTCAGCGCACCAGAACCAACCGTCAACGGGCCAACGAGAGAAGACGGTCGAGCCCCAAGACTGGAAGCCTTGGCATAGCTAGAAGAGGAAGCACCACCAGAAGGCGTAAAAAACGCACCGTTTAGCAACAAATCACCAGATGATCTCCAGTTCCAGCTCTTCCACTCGCTTTCGGGCGCGTCCTCGTGCTTAGTCACTTCTTTGCTAAATCTGATATTCGGGGCCACAAATCTGTTCCCTTGACTATTGATAGTAGGATTAGCACTTCCACCAATCGCGTACATCTCCCAATGTGTGTAGTCATTGTTCACCACATGGAAGTACCCATGTCTACACCTATAACACATCCAACATTGGTCCTAAAAATTTAGTCACACATCTCAATCACATTTATTTATCTACCCTAGAATAATCAAATACGTTTTTTTTTTACCTTGGCATTCTTTGAACAAGTCCTTCACCAAAATGGTTAAAAGCAATGGTGATTTGCATATTCTTGTCACGAGTGTAAGTATCACTATGACCAAGCAACATGACCTTATCATGATGCGTCATGTAATTGTTAGACAAAGTAATAGCCGTCGAGCCCATTATAGCATCAATAAGCCCATCGTCACAGTTAGACAACGAACAATGATCAACCCAAACATGACTCCCTCCGAAGATAGACACGCCGTCACCATCGGATATCGTTCTCCACCCAAAATGCCGTGGGGAGCTTCGCACCATAGCGTTCCCACCTTGCTTGCAGTCGTGTAAATGAATCCCGTGGATGATAATGTTGGTCACGTACTGGATCGTGATGCAAGGCCCACCAGCGATGTGCACGGACGCGCCACGACCATCTATGGTCTTGAAAGAGTTCATGATGAGCTCTTCTTTGAGATGAATGGTCATGTCTCGCTGGAAGATGATCCATAAGGGCTCGTCTTGAATCACAGCGTGTCTTAACGTTCCGGGCTTGGGGGTCACTGGGTCGTCGTTTCCTGAGTCGGTTACCACGTAGATACGACCGTCACGGCCGCCGATGGCGTTCTTGCCGAACCCGATGGCGCAGTCGGCGAGACGTTGGCGGTTTTTCTCCCAGTTTGAGTCGCATCGCCAACAGTCGTCGATAGGGTTACCGGTGGAACATGAGAGGTAGCCTAGCTTCCTTCTTGCTGCAACCGACGCATTAATGCTCCTGCAACAGTGCACAACCAACGAGATCAGATACTATTACAAAAAAAGCAGAGTTATAATTTAGGGAATTTGCATTTTTTATGGTCCCATTTGGCAAAAGAAGTGTCTTTTATAACAGTAAGCTGAGAAGTTGGGTTTCAAGTAAAATGTGGGTTAAAGCAAAAAAAAAAAAAGGGGTAAAATGTGGGTAAGAAGAGAGAAGATTAGTACTTGTGAACTTCTTCGACGATAGCTTCTGGGTCTGGAACTGGTGAAGAGAACATCAATGGAGCATAGAGAAGGAAGGAGACTATGGAGATAAAGAGCTTATTTGTCTGCATTTTTACTATCCGTACAGAGTAGCTCACTCTATCTCTCTCTTGGATCTAAGCGAGAGAAGAGGGAAAAAAGAATATGGAAGTTTTGAGTGGGAATAAGAGAGAAGCTGAAACTTTGGGGGTTTATATAAAAGATGTTGAGGACCCCCATACACTATTTGTTATTGGAATTTTCTGTTTAGGTCCCACTCTTTTATTTCTTTTTATATAATAATCCCAAATTTGAACCAATAGATTGCTTTACACACGCTACAATTAAAATCTTTGATTAGCTAATTGTTGACATTAAAACAAAAGCCTATAGTCTAAATTAGGTCGAAATGTTTTACTTTTCAAATAAACTCCACTCGCTCGGTTTAGCCGAATAAAAACAGTATGAAATTGGTTAATTATAAAGATCCAAACTTATCAACCATTCTAGTTGATAACAAACAGAGACGAAAGGCTCTGTTTATAGAATGTCAAACCAACAAAAAAAAAAGGTATCAATTTATAGCAGTTCCACTCAAAAAGAATTTAACAAAAGTTGAGATGTTATGTAAATCATAAGTTCATAACTTATTATAACCATGCAACAGAATATTTATTGCCTATAATATACTGAGAAGTTCTTTTTTGCATTTCATTAGACTTTACATCGTAGGTTTTAGATATACACGTCCGTAAAGAATCAGTTGCATATAGAGCAAAAACTAAAATACACCAGAAAGTGTCCATATCAGAACCGTTGATCCTGAACAAGGCTTTAATTATTCTGAGAACTAACTCTCCAACCATATACTATAGCAACATGTTAGGTAAAGATGTCAACGAAAAGCGAATACAAACCAACATAACATGTCAAGTAATCGAGTATCTGAAAACATAAATGGCAAACAGCAACAATAGCTATAGAATAAGATGTAAGAAAAAAAACTATAAATTTGCTAATAAAACTGTACGGACAAGCCATGCAATTAGTCGAGTGATACTGTCAAAGATACAGTTTAAGAGTTATATGATTGTTTTTATATATGGCATTTGTTTCTCTCAGATTTAGCTCATTTTCTTGAAGTTTTCTTCTTCCTATTTTACTATTGGCTTATTTTTTTTTTAAATCATAAAATGTAAAGGAGATTAGTTAAAGCTATTTTCTTCATGTTGGTGAAAATGACGTGAAAACAGTAACATTTTTTTTTCCTTTCACCATAGTGCTTTCCACTTCTTAATGCACCAATTACGGCAGCGGAATTAGATACGAATCTATGCTCTTAAAGTCCTTGGTTAATAGGCAATGGTAATGATGGGTTAATGTGAAAAGCATTGGAGAAATGTAAATAAGAGAAAGTATAAGTGGGACATGTAATGCCTCGTGATTTGCAGGTTTTACGGGATTCCTTTCAATTGTTGGGTTGGTTATTTTGACAGTTTAGTCAGAAAAAAACATGCTAGTCTTGGGACAACGTGATCAAACGATACGGTTGGTTAGAGAAAGAAGAGAAAATGAGTACTATAAAAATAATAAAATAACAATAAGGTCACTTGTTTACTCTAGAAAACAGTAAAATAAAATATAATAATTTTTGAAAAAAATTTAATAATTTTTGAAAAAAATATAATAATTTTTAATAGATTAATAACATTAGACCATTATGATATTCAATTAATCAAGATATAGGTATATACTGGACCGACACTTAATTCCTCGTACTAAAAACAGATGAAGTATTTTTTCAATCAATATTAACACCCTTTTTAAACGCAAATTACATATTAAAGTGAGTTACGCTATCAAAAGAGAAAATGACTAGGATAGCACTAAAAAAGTTTTTGTCATAAATATAGTATTTAAGAATAAAAATGACCAAAATAGCACTTAATGTTTTATCAAAAGAGATAAATATACACTTATACTCCAATCGTACATTAATTTAGACATTAGGGTTTAGAGTTAAGGGGTAGGGTTTAGGATTTAGGGTTTAGGGTTTAGGGTTTAGGGGTGAGGTTTACGGTTTAGGGTTTAGAGTTAAGGAGTGGGGTTTAGGATTTAAGGTTTAGGGTTTAGAGTTTATGTTTTAGGGTTTAGAGTTGGGGAGTTGGGTTTTGGGATAAGATTTCAAATTTTGAAAAATAAAATAAAAATTAAATTTTTCAAAAGATAAAATGCTATTTTATTTTAGTTTTTAAAAGCTATTTTTGTGACATAAACTTAGAAATGTGCTATTTTGGAGATTTATCCAACGAAAAATTACTCTAATGACTAAAAAAAAGCTCTTGAATCAGCTAGTAAAAAGCTAAAGATCATATTGTTAAGTTTCGATGAAAGAAAAATGAGAAGAACAATATTCTAAAATAACCCGACGTTGGTGGTCGAGTGGTGTGAGGCGGCTCGCAATGGTCCTAAGGGCCGCGAGTTTGAAACCTCCCCCTCAGATTTACCCCTACGCCGGGTCACACGGATATGGGCCTATGCTTTAGAGCCCATTTGAAAACCCGGAGAGAGGGTCCATCCGTGGACTACACCTCCCCTTGGGGATTAGTTTGGACCTCGGCCTGGGATACCCCGTTTAAAAAAAAAAAAAAAAAGAAAAAACAATATTCCAAAATGTAGCTAATTTAACATGGTTTAAATTTCTGCTTAGAAAATGTACAAATTTTCAAAAACAAAAACTTGATCGCATGGTGGGAATCAATCAAGGAGAGAGGCCCGTTCACAAGTCTTCACACTCACTCAACCAACAAGATTTGATAGGAAAGATAAAATTGACAACGACAAAGAAGATTTGAGTAATCACAGCACATGCCTCCCAATACTTATTATTATTGTTTTAAGGGCAAAGCAGACAACTCTTACATGCGACATATCCTTTTCCTTTTGTTTATTGTCCGTAAAGTTCGCCGAGAATTTGAACATAAGCATCATCTTGTTATGGCATCCACTCATAAATACAATACGTGTCGCATTCATGCTATCATCTCAAGTTTCTTTTTTCGTCACTGTGGACCTAAATTAAATGATCACTTGTGTTTAACGGAATCTTGATTGAATCCAAGTCTTGGTGATGAACAGCTTAGAAGGACTCCAGTGAGAAACGATGAAAGAAAGCACAATGTTTACGTCTTCTTTTCAATTGGGTTCTAAGGAAATTTGTTTTAGCATTCATTTAGCATACAACTAATGGTTAAACCTATATATGCTCAAACCTTGAAATAAATAAACAGAAAAATTAAGTGGGACAAGCACACGAAAAAAAATGTAGAACAACCTATTTGCTATCCAAAGCCTTATAGCTTTTCAGAGCATAATTAATGGAGGTGTTTAAAAGAGGTGCTTACCAAAAAATCTAACAATAATAAAAGGGGAATATGGTGCAAGGAGAAGCATGTCACGTCAGTTAAAAAATCAACCAATATGGATTCTCTATTTTGCCATGTCAAATCGTCTTTCATTTTAAATAGTTTTAACCGGGCCATTCATGTGGGCTGCTCAATATTTCGAATTTGCCCATTTTAGATCCACCTCTCAGATACCTATTGATTGTTCTTTGCAGAAACGATGTTGATCTCCGACTCTTCAAATACGTCTTGGTCGTTCCATTTATCTGCAATTCACCGTTATCCAAACCCAATCTTTTTCATTCAATTATGTTTTTAATCCGGAACCACGATTTTGTTCCACCTCCTTTTGTTCCTCCTCCTCCTCCTTTATAAATCCCTTCATCCAATGGTTCTTCTAATCAAAAATTTCCAATGAAAAATATAAAGCGATAGCTATGAACTCTGTTAAGTCCACCGGAATGGCTCCCGCCACCACCAGAAAGGCTTCCCGCTCCCGTCGCCATGTACTTTAATTTATTTTTTTGATATGGAATCTCTTATCTCTTACGTCTCCAGTCGATTTTATGATTTGCTTATGTGAAACTGGGACTACAAATAGTTTGATCTCATGTGTTTTTTTGGCTGTAGAAGATAGTTTATGATCTCGACAAACTTCATTTCCGACATTCTGAGTCTAATACTGACTAAGAATGTGTTTTATACTCTTTTTTGTACACTGGTATACAACCTTAAAAGTAATTACGCGGAGACCTTGAGTCGGAACGATGTTAAAAATATTGTTAATACAGGTTTTTATACTCTTGGTGATAGCTTTTGTGTGTTTCTTACTGCAGGTGCGAAGGGGAAGTTCTTTGGTGGATTTGATATCTCTGGTTTCTGTGAAACACAGAAAGGGGCAAGTATGTTTTAGTGTCGTGCTATCTATGTTGATTGTATTGATGTTTGTACTGATATATATTAATTTGGTCAGGAAAAAAACCGAAGGTTAGATACATATCAATAGACATCATAACCGATTTGCTTGAAGGTTAGCTTCCTAACGTACCAGTTTAATTGGTTGTGTTGATGTGTTTCTGAGGGGTTGATAAAAAAAAAATTATTGGATTTCAGCTATAAGGGAATCTTCTGTCGCTGCCAACAAATATAGTAAGCAAAAACTTTACAGTGACCTATTATGTCTATATATTTGAAGCAAACAACTACCATTAGTCGTGCATCTGTCTTATGTGTTGACATGATNNNNNNNNNNNNNNNNNNNNNNNNNNNNNNNNNNNNNNNNNNNNNNNNNNNNNNNNNNNNNNNNNNNNNNNNNNNNNNNNNNNNNNNNNNNNNNNNNNNNNNNNNNNNNNNNNNNNNNNNNNNNNNNNNNNNNNNNNNNNNNNNNNNNNNNNNNNNNNNNNNNNNNNNNNNNNNNNNNNNNNNNNNNNNNNNNNNNNNNNNNNNNNNNNNNNNNNNNNNNNNNNNNNNNNNNNNNNNNNNNNNNNNNNNNNNNNNNNNNNNNNNNNNNNNNNNNNNNNNNNNNNNNNNNNNNNNNNNNNNNNNNNNNNNNNNNNNNNNNNNNNNNNNNNNNNNNNNNNNNNNNNNNNNNNNNNNNNNNNNNNATCAGAGCATTAAGCTCCTGAAACTCACAAAAGCTTCCGCAAATTTCTTTCTTTCTTTCTCAGATTATCTTCAAAATCTGTTGGATACATCCTTTTATCCACTGGTCCAAAGGTCTTTCAAAAGGGAAGAACCTCACCAGAACTCAAGATAGAGGAGTACCCTATTCTCTGGAACTCAAGAAAGCTTCAACCATATCAGGAAAAGCTTCTTCAAAGTCCAGTTTATCTCAAAATCAGTAGGAACAATCTATTGTCCACTGGTCCATATCTCTCCATGAGGGAGAACTCCAACATGGTGTTGTTTCCAGAGTACAAGAAGGCTAAGGAACAACATAAGAACCACAATATGCCAAGAAGAAGTGACTTGAATCAAGCCAGGAATGTAATCAAAGAGTTTGAGCATCCATCGATTCAAGGTCGAACCATGTATTCATCTGTCATTGGTGGTTCAAATGAAGAAGGAACATGGAGAAGTACTGATAGTGCAGCCAACACTGATGGTCCAGCAACCATGAGTGACCTACATTCCCTTATCCAAGCTTTTATCTCATTCAAGAAGGCTGGTACACACTCTCTTGACCCTAAACCTATCATTATAGATTCAGGAGCAAGCCATCACATGATTAGTGATAGAAACTTGATGAGTGATGTCCAGCCTGCCTCAGGGTATGTTCAAATAGCAAATGATGATAAGATTAAGATAGAAGGGATAGGANNNNNNNNNNNNNNNNNNNNNNNNNNNNNNNNNNNNNNNNNNNNNNNNNNNNNNNNNNNNNNNNNNNNNNNNNNNNNNNNNNNNNNNNNNNNNNNNNNNNNNNNNNNNNNNNNNNNNNNNNNNNNNNNNNNNNNNNNNNNNNNNNNNNNNNNNNNNNNNNNNNNNNNNNNNNNNNNNNNNNNNNNNNNNNNNNNNNNNNNNNNNNNNNNNNNNNNNNNNNNNNNNNNNNNNNNNNNNNNNNNNNNNNNNNNNNNNNNNNNNNNNNNNNNNNNNNNNNNNNNNNNNNNNNNNNNNNNNNNNNNNNNNNNNNNNNNNNNNNNNNNNNNNNNNNNNNNNNNNNNNNNNNNNNNNNNNNNNNNNNNNNNNNNNNNNNNNNNNNNNNNNNNNNNNNNNNNNNNNNNNNNNNNNNNNNNNNNNNNNNNNNNNNNNNNNNNNNNNNNNNNNNNNNNNNNNNNNNNNNNNNNNNNNNNNNNNNNNNNNNNNNNNNNNNNNNNNNNNNNNNNNNNNNNNNNNNNNNNNNNNNNNNNNNNNNNNNNNNNNNNNNNNNNNNNNNNNNNNNNNNNNNNNNNNNNNNNNNNNNNNNNNNNNNNNNNNNNNNNNNNNNNNNNNNNNNNNNNNNNNNNNNNNNNNNNNNNNNNNNNNNNNNNNNNNNNNNNNNNNNNNNNNNNNNNNNNNNNNNNNNNNNNNNNNNNNNNNNNNNNNNNNNNNNNNNNNNNNNNNNNNNNNNNNNNNNNNNNNNNNNNNNNNNNNNNNNNNNNNNNNNNNNNNNNNNNNNNNNNNNNNNNNNNNNNNNNNNNNNNNNNNNNNNNNNNNNNNNNNNNNNNNNNNNNNNNNNNNNNNNNNNNNNNNNNNNNNNNNNNNNNNNNNNNNNNNNNNNNNNNNNNNNNNNNNNNNNNNNNNNNNNNNNNNNNNNNNNNNNNNNNNNNNNNNNNNNNNNNNNNNNNNNNNNNNNNNNNNNNNNNNNNNNNNNNNNNNNNNNNNNNNNNNNNNNNNNNNNNNNNNNNNNNNNNNNNNNNNNNNNNNNNNNNNNNNNNNNNNNNNNNNNNNNNNNNNNNNNNNNNNNNNNNNNNNNNNNNNNNNNNNNNNNNNNNNNNNNNNNNNNNNNNNNNNNNNNNNNNNNNNNNNNNNNNNNNNNNNNNNNNNNNNNNNNNNNNNNNNNNNNNNNNNNNNNNNNNNNNNNNNNNNNNNNNNNNNNNNNNNNNNNNNNNNNNNNNNNNNNNNNNNNNNNNNNNNNNNNNNNNNNNNNNNNNNNNNNNNNNNNNNNNNNNNNNNNNNNNNNNNNNNNNNNNNNNNNNNNNNNNNNNNNNNNNNNNNNNNNNNNNNNNNNNNNNNNNNNNNNNNNNNNNNNNNNNNNNNNNNNNNNNNNNNNNNNNNNNNNNNNNNNNNNNNNNNNNNNNNNNNNNNNNNNNNNNNNNNNNNNNNNNNNNNNNNNNNNNNNNNNNNNNNNNNNNNNNNNNNNNNNNNNNNNNNNNNNNNNNNNNNNNNNNNNNNNNNNNNNNNNNNNNNNNNNNNNNNNNNNNNNNNNNNNNNNNNNNNNNNNNNNNNNNNNNNNNNNNNNNNNNNNNNNNNNNNNNNNNNNNNNNNNNNNNNNNNNNNNNNNNNNNNNNNNNNNNNNNNNNNNNNNNNNNNNNNNNNNNNNNNNNNNNNNNNNNNNNNNNNNNNNNNNNNNNNNNNNNNNNNNNNNNNNNNNNNNNNNNNNNNNNNNNNNNNNNNNNNNNNNNNNNNNNNNNNNNNNNNNNNNNNNNNNNNNNNNNNNNNNNNNNNNNNNNNNNNNNNNNNNNNNNNNNNNNNNNNNNNNNNNNNNNNNNNNNNNNNNNNNNNNNNNNNNNNNNNNNNNNNNNNNNNNNNNNNNNNNNNNNNNNNNNNNNNNNNNNNNNNNNNNNNNNNNNNNNNNNNNNNNNNNNNNNNNNNNNNNNNNNNNNNNNNNNNNNNNNNNNNNNNNNNNNNNNNNNNNNNNNNNNNNNNNNNNNNNNNNNNNNNNNNNNNNNNNNNNNNNNNNNNNNNNNNNNNNNNNNNNNNNNNNNNNNNNNNNNNNNNNNNNNNNNNNNNNNNNNNNNNNNNNNNNNNNNNNNNNNNNNNNNNNNNNNNNNNNNNNNNNNNNNNNNNNNNNNNNNNNNNNNNNNNNNNNNNNNNNNNNNNNNNNNNNNNNNNNNNNNNNNNNNNNNNNNNNNNNNNNNNNNNNNNNNNNNNNNNNNNNNNNNNNNNNNNNNNNNNNNNNNNNNNNNNNNNNNNNNNNNNNNNNNNNNNNNNNNNNNNNNNNNNNNNNNNNNNNNNNNNNNNNNNNNNNNNNNNNNNNNNNNNNNNNNNNNNNNNNNNNNNNNNNNNNNNNNNNNNNNNNNNNNNNNNNNNNNNNNNNNNNNNNNNNNNNNNNNNNNNNNNNNNNNNNNNNNNNNNNNNNNNNNNNNNNNNNNNNNNNNNNNNNNNNNNNNNNNNNNNNNNNNNNNNNNNNNNNNNNNNNNNNNNNNNNNNNNNNNNNNNNNNNNNNNNNNNNNNNNNNNNNNNNNNNNNNNNNNNNNNNNNNNNNNNNNNNNNNNNNNNNNNNNNNNNNNNNNNNNNNNNNNNNNNNNNNNAATTAAGCTGCCAGACTTTATAAGGTTTTATAAGGCTTTATAAGGGTTTTATAAGCTCGATTTTATTGAAGAGAAAAAGAAGAGAGAAAAAGATATTTTATTATATTGTGTACTGAGGTCACTTGTTTTTAAATACTTGTACCCAGATCCACAATTAAATTAAGGAAACTATTCTCTCCTTCTTTCTCTTACATCTTGAGATCTACTCTCTCTCTCTATGTTCTTCATGTTCTTCATTCTCCATAAATAACCTCTCAATAATTCTCTCATTCTAACATTACGTGACTTTGTCTGCAAAGAAAACCAGTGGTCTAAGCATTAATCCTCTTTTTTCATCTATTTTTCCCATGGTGCAGTACTGTTACATTCTATTTACTTTATTATTTGTTTTATATTCTCATGAATACACTATCCCAATTACCGGGGGCATTGGCTAATTATCTTTTCTTTTTACAAGCTTAGCTCTCAGTAGCTTGGTCGATGTATTGGACAATTACACAGAAGAAACTTTTCTTTTGCTTCTGTAAGCTACTCTTTTTTCTGCATAACAGTGCATTTTATTCTATTGGCACTGTTATAGTCTACAATGGCTCAACTCGGTGTGAGTACCCTTTTAAGACTAATATACTTTTTTCCGTTTCCCCTTTTCTATATGTTTGGAAACTATTAGAGTTTTGTCGATGAAGAACACTCTGTAGCCATAAGTCCGAGAAACATCTTTCTTGACTTTCCATATTTTTCATATTTTGATATTGAGCCATCGTAGACTATGCCAGCTTCGATTTTGCGATAGTGGCTGCAGGTAAAGCTTATAACCTTATAGTGACTATGCCAGCTTTGATAAACTTTCAAATTACATGCACTTGGAGCAGAGATTATGCTAACGAATCCAGAGAAAAAAGTCTCGGACGTGCAGTGGATTAAGCTAAAGAGATTGGTCTGAAGACAAAGAATGTATATAAGTTCAAACAGTTTTATATTAAGATAGTAATATAATGTAACTATAATGTAAACGGGGTGGCAAATTGAGCAGAGAGACCATAGAAGTTGCCATTTTTGATTTAGCAACCAATGAAGAAGAACGGCTCCTCTAGGTTTGCGCTTTTTCAGTCTGATGATTTCCTGATTTATGTGTGTTTCCAAGTGATACTTTGTGAAAAGTCCCTGCATATCTTGAGTTGTAGTCAATATCGTTGGTTTGGTTGCATAACTCCTTGAAATGTTTTCCTTGCAATAAATTTGTGCTTAATCTGTTTAAGTTGGTTCAAACAAATTAAATCTTCTACGTCACATTCTTTTTTGTGTAGTCTGTTATTGACATTTCTATTCTCCATGTTTTAGAGCATAC
This sequence is a window from Brassica oleracea var. oleracea cultivar TO1000 chromosome C1, BOL, whole genome shotgun sequence. Protein-coding genes within it:
- the LOC106297735 gene encoding probable pectate lyase 18; its protein translation is MQTNKLFISIVSFLLYAPLMFSSPVPDPEAIVEEVHKSINASVAARRKLGYLSCSTGNPIDDCWRCDSNWEKNRQRLADCAIGFGKNAIGGRDGRIYVVTDSGNDDPVTPKPGTLRHAVIQDEPLWIIFQRDMTIHLKEELIMNSFKTIDGRGASVHIAGGPCITIQYVTNIIIHGIHLHDCKQGGNAMVRSSPRHFGWRTISDGDGVSIFGGSHVWVDHCSLSNCDDGLIDAIMGSTAITLSNNYMTHHDKVMLLGHSDTYTRDKNMQITIAFNHFGEGLVQRMPRCRHGYFHVVNNDYTHWEMYAIGGSANPTINSQGNRFVAPNIRFSKEVTKHEDAPESEWKSWNWRSSGDLLLNGAFFTPSGGASSSSYAKASSLGARPSSLVGPLTVGSGALNCRKGSRC